A genomic segment from Luteolibacter ambystomatis encodes:
- a CDS encoding helix-turn-helix transcriptional regulator, with the protein MFLPGFRDLVKPQWVAVIEELKLSGGLPVSELGRRLEIAYMTVKQHCQDLKDLGYLERWRVPRTQVGRPEIFYRLTPKADSLFPQAGVTLTLDLLEAIRALFGETAPDRLLFQHFQQQLEKWRPKLTKAKSLVEKATLLAGLREKEGCFGRCKYDPERGFRIEEYHHPLLPVFEKYPTAIQMELRMMEQLLGTKIVRREIPGGKGGPARVDFEVATLGVKGA; encoded by the coding sequence ATGTTTCTGCCCGGCTTCCGAGATCTCGTCAAACCCCAGTGGGTCGCCGTCATCGAGGAATTGAAGCTGTCCGGTGGATTGCCTGTCAGTGAGTTGGGGAGGCGGCTGGAGATCGCCTACATGACTGTCAAGCAGCACTGTCAGGATCTCAAGGACCTCGGCTACCTGGAACGCTGGCGGGTGCCGCGGACCCAGGTGGGGCGACCGGAAATCTTCTACCGGCTCACTCCGAAGGCGGATTCGCTGTTTCCGCAGGCCGGGGTGACGCTCACGCTCGATCTGTTGGAGGCGATCCGGGCCTTGTTCGGGGAAACCGCGCCGGACCGGTTGCTGTTCCAGCACTTCCAACAACAGCTTGAAAAATGGCGACCGAAGCTCACCAAGGCGAAATCGTTGGTGGAGAAAGCGACGCTTCTCGCCGGTCTGCGGGAAAAGGAAGGTTGTTTCGGCCGCTGCAAGTATGATCCCGAACGCGGATTTCGCATCGAGGAGTACCATCACCCGCTGCTGCCGGTGTTTGAGAAATACCCGACAGCGATCCAGATGGAATTGCGGATGATGGAACAACTTCTCGGCACCAAAATCGTCCGGCGCGAGATCCCCGGCGGGAAAGGTGGTCCCGCGCGGGTGGATTTCGAAGTGGCAACGCTTGGAGTGAAGGGAGCTTAG
- a CDS encoding KamA family radical SAM protein: MANRPTDFDPAFRSHAPGYWPEDAMEHWNDHKWQLRNRIDSLSDLESRINLTDEERAGVLLAGTKLAMAITPHFFNLIDKDDPDCPIRRQVIPRIDEGWTAPEEMADPCGEDSHMPVPGLVHRYPDRVLFLVTDRCASYCRYCTRSRVVSGVGEQHLETQMERAFQYLERTPQVRDVLLSGGDPLLFSDDKLDKILTRLRSIPHIQFVRIGSRIPIFLPQRITPELCAMLKKHHPLFISVHTNHPRELTTEVRDALGRLADAGIPLGNQSVLLRGINDSVEVQKALVHKLLMCRVRPYYLYQCDLITGSSHLRTSVTKGLEIIEGLRGHTTGYAVPQFVIDGPGGGGKIPLNPEYVVTREPGRVILRNYEGGIFEYAEPTPIPADALAALHEKALETA; the protein is encoded by the coding sequence ATGGCCAACCGCCCAACCGATTTTGACCCCGCCTTCCGGTCGCATGCACCGGGATACTGGCCGGAGGATGCGATGGAGCACTGGAACGACCACAAGTGGCAGCTCCGCAACCGCATCGATTCCCTCTCTGATCTGGAGAGCCGCATCAACCTCACTGACGAGGAACGCGCCGGCGTCCTCCTCGCCGGCACCAAGCTGGCGATGGCGATCACGCCGCATTTCTTCAACCTGATCGACAAGGACGATCCGGATTGCCCGATCCGTCGCCAGGTCATCCCACGCATTGACGAAGGATGGACCGCACCGGAGGAAATGGCGGACCCCTGCGGCGAGGACAGCCACATGCCGGTGCCCGGCCTCGTCCACCGCTACCCGGACCGCGTGCTGTTCCTCGTGACCGACCGCTGCGCGTCCTATTGCCGCTACTGCACCCGCTCCCGCGTGGTGTCCGGCGTGGGTGAGCAGCATCTGGAAACGCAGATGGAGCGGGCCTTCCAGTATCTGGAGCGCACTCCGCAGGTGCGGGACGTGCTGCTGTCCGGCGGCGATCCGCTGCTGTTCAGCGATGACAAGCTGGACAAGATTCTCACCCGCCTGCGCTCGATCCCGCACATCCAGTTCGTGCGCATCGGCTCGCGCATCCCGATCTTCCTTCCGCAGCGCATCACGCCGGAGCTGTGCGCGATGTTGAAGAAGCACCACCCGCTCTTCATCTCTGTTCACACGAACCATCCGCGTGAGCTGACGACGGAAGTCCGTGATGCACTCGGTCGACTCGCCGACGCCGGTATTCCGCTGGGCAATCAGAGTGTGTTGCTGCGCGGCATCAATGATTCGGTGGAAGTGCAGAAAGCGCTCGTTCACAAGCTGCTGATGTGCCGGGTGCGACCCTACTACCTCTACCAGTGCGACCTCATCACGGGCTCCTCGCACCTGCGCACCAGTGTGACGAAGGGCTTGGAGATCATCGAGGGCCTGCGTGGCCATACCACCGGCTACGCCGTGCCACAGTTCGTGATCGATGGCCCCGGCGGCGGCGGCAAGATCCCGCTCAACCCGGAATACGTGGTCACCCGCGAACCGGGCCGCGTGATCCTGCGCAACTACGAGGGCGGCATTTTCGAATACGCCGAGCCCACGCCGATTCCTGCGGATGCTCTCGCGGCGCTGCATGAGAAGGCGTTGGAGACGGCGTGA
- a CDS encoding proline dehydrogenase family protein, translated as MMSIQSVRDRLSRVKKQKIDDKALATEAVELAADLLDSARNEQRISERRQAAQMARMMVDPAGKAFTLAMADQVFRPPTHSRSAAQFRHLVEGYGVPHYLSMPERVAMKAGATFSAVAPDIVMPAVTSAMRSQSASVILPAEDDKLKPLLARRKQAGMRMNLNQLGEAILGEGEAAHRIEAVIARLKSPDCDYLSVKISAIFSQIHLVGEQETLARITERLRELYRVAIQNPINGKPKFVNLDMEEYRDLHLTCDAFRTVLDEPEFMKLEAGIVLQAYLPDSWPVQKDLIAWAKDRVARGGAGIKIRIVKGANLAMESVEAELHDWPLAPYDTKEEVDANFKRMVHEACKPETAKYVRHGVASHNLFDIAYTLLLRAREGTEDKVEFEMLEGMANHQARAVHEVAGGLLLYAPVVSREDFHSAIAYLVRRLDENTSEENFLHDLFDIAPGNAAWKRQEERFLRACARKDTVLAGPKRHQDRATEHTVALPVDVPFHNADDTDYSLPQNRQWIRKTIDAARGVAIADIPLVIAGKEEAGASQTIGRDPSRPGVDAYRHALAGPEQVERALQAAVSARTSWQALGYEGRAELLRKVAAEVANARGEATATMMLDGGKAVTESDGEISEAIDFANYYARGFSAAGFDDGAEFEPFGTVLVTPPWNFPFAIPLGSVLAALIGGNTVIFKPAPETVLTGWVMINCLWRAGIPKDVLQFVPCPDNEIGRSLVTDDRIGAVILTGAYETARMFLDWKPSLRLFAETSGKNSLVVTAAADPDQAVKDLVKSAFGHAGQKCSAASLGIIEAEVYDNPGFRKQLKDAASSLRVAGSWNLDSIVTPVIREPGAELERALTSLEPGEEWLLEPKMVDGNPCLWSPGIKLGVDPQGWYRRTECFGPVLGLIRANDVKHAIRIQNDSNFALTGGISSLDDREIDLWREKVEVGNAYINRPITGAIVQRQPFGGWKRSCFGPGSKAGGPNYCQLFGTWTNAGLPQQTAKPGPSAAALLERLVAALPDHATELTAAAGSDALWNAREFSKEHDPSGLRFESNVFRYRKFQRALIRIGKNTSDPELARLLLVAAAMNVPVSISTEIPRTWLGGLGFEIIVESEAALAARLPSISDQFGVLRAPNATASLKSAAIAAGLRWADGNVLYNARLEWPAWLREQAVSETRHRYGNLLPKPSEL; from the coding sequence ATGATGAGCATCCAATCCGTTCGTGACCGGCTGAGCCGGGTGAAGAAGCAGAAGATCGACGACAAGGCCTTGGCCACCGAGGCGGTGGAACTCGCCGCCGATCTTCTCGACTCGGCCAGGAACGAACAGCGGATCTCGGAACGCCGCCAGGCCGCCCAGATGGCCCGCATGATGGTGGATCCCGCGGGCAAGGCCTTCACGCTGGCGATGGCGGATCAGGTCTTCCGTCCCCCCACGCACTCCCGCTCCGCGGCGCAGTTCCGCCACCTCGTCGAGGGTTACGGCGTGCCCCATTACCTTTCCATGCCGGAGCGTGTGGCCATGAAGGCCGGTGCGACTTTCTCGGCGGTGGCTCCGGATATCGTGATGCCCGCCGTCACCAGCGCCATGCGTTCCCAGAGTGCTTCGGTGATTCTTCCCGCGGAGGATGACAAGTTGAAGCCCCTGCTCGCCCGCCGCAAGCAAGCCGGCATGCGAATGAATCTGAACCAGCTCGGTGAAGCCATCCTCGGCGAAGGCGAGGCAGCCCATCGCATCGAAGCCGTCATCGCCCGCCTCAAGTCGCCGGATTGCGACTACCTCTCGGTGAAGATCTCCGCGATCTTCTCCCAGATCCATCTCGTCGGCGAGCAGGAGACGCTCGCGCGCATCACGGAGCGCCTGCGCGAACTCTACCGCGTGGCCATCCAGAACCCGATCAACGGCAAGCCGAAGTTCGTGAACCTGGACATGGAGGAATACCGCGACCTCCACCTCACCTGTGATGCCTTCCGCACCGTGCTCGATGAACCGGAGTTCATGAAGCTGGAAGCGGGCATCGTGCTCCAGGCCTACCTGCCGGATTCCTGGCCGGTGCAGAAGGATCTCATCGCCTGGGCGAAAGATCGCGTCGCACGCGGTGGCGCGGGCATCAAGATCCGCATCGTGAAGGGCGCGAACCTCGCCATGGAAAGTGTGGAGGCCGAGTTGCACGATTGGCCGCTCGCTCCTTACGACACCAAGGAAGAGGTGGACGCAAATTTCAAGCGCATGGTCCACGAGGCCTGCAAGCCGGAGACCGCGAAGTATGTCCGCCATGGCGTGGCCAGCCACAACCTTTTCGACATCGCCTACACCCTGCTGCTGCGCGCCCGCGAAGGCACCGAGGACAAGGTCGAGTTCGAGATGCTCGAAGGCATGGCCAACCATCAGGCCCGTGCCGTGCACGAGGTTGCCGGTGGCCTGCTCCTCTACGCGCCGGTGGTGAGCCGTGAGGATTTCCACAGCGCCATCGCCTACCTCGTTCGCCGTCTGGACGAGAACACCTCCGAGGAAAACTTCCTCCACGACCTCTTCGACATCGCTCCCGGCAATGCCGCCTGGAAGCGCCAGGAAGAGCGTTTCCTCCGCGCCTGCGCCCGCAAGGACACCGTGCTCGCCGGACCGAAGCGTCATCAGGACCGCGCTACCGAGCACACTGTGGCTCTGCCGGTGGATGTGCCGTTCCACAATGCCGATGACACCGACTACTCGCTTCCCCAGAACCGCCAGTGGATTCGCAAGACCATTGATGCAGCCCGTGGGGTTGCTATCGCAGACATTCCCTTGGTGATTGCTGGCAAGGAAGAAGCCGGTGCTTCTCAAACCATCGGCCGCGATCCCTCCCGTCCCGGCGTGGATGCCTACCGCCATGCGTTGGCGGGCCCCGAGCAAGTCGAACGCGCGTTGCAAGCCGCCGTTTCCGCACGCACCTCCTGGCAGGCCCTCGGTTATGAAGGCCGTGCCGAACTCCTTCGCAAGGTCGCGGCGGAAGTCGCCAATGCCCGCGGCGAGGCAACCGCCACCATGATGCTCGATGGAGGCAAGGCCGTCACCGAGTCCGATGGCGAGATCTCGGAAGCCATCGATTTCGCCAACTACTACGCGCGTGGTTTTTCCGCCGCCGGTTTCGACGATGGCGCGGAGTTCGAGCCCTTCGGCACCGTGCTGGTCACACCGCCGTGGAACTTCCCCTTCGCGATCCCGCTCGGCAGCGTGCTGGCGGCCCTGATCGGCGGCAACACCGTCATCTTCAAACCCGCTCCGGAAACCGTGCTCACCGGTTGGGTGATGATCAACTGCCTGTGGCGCGCCGGGATTCCGAAAGACGTGCTCCAGTTCGTCCCTTGTCCGGACAATGAGATCGGCAGGTCGCTCGTCACCGATGACCGTATCGGTGCGGTCATCCTCACCGGTGCCTATGAAACGGCACGCATGTTCCTCGACTGGAAACCGTCGCTGCGCCTTTTCGCGGAAACCAGCGGCAAAAACTCGCTGGTCGTCACCGCCGCCGCCGACCCGGATCAGGCCGTGAAGGATCTGGTGAAGAGTGCCTTTGGCCACGCTGGTCAGAAGTGCTCCGCGGCCTCGCTCGGCATCATCGAGGCCGAGGTGTATGACAACCCTGGTTTCCGCAAGCAGCTCAAGGACGCCGCCAGCTCGCTGCGGGTCGCCGGTTCATGGAACCTCGATTCCATCGTCACCCCTGTCATCCGCGAGCCGGGCGCGGAGCTCGAGCGCGCGCTTACCTCGCTGGAGCCTGGTGAGGAATGGTTGCTGGAACCAAAGATGGTCGATGGCAATCCGTGCCTGTGGTCGCCCGGTATCAAGCTCGGGGTCGATCCGCAGGGCTGGTACCGCCGCACCGAGTGCTTCGGCCCGGTGCTCGGCCTGATCCGCGCCAATGACGTGAAGCACGCCATCCGTATCCAGAATGATTCCAATTTCGCGCTTACGGGTGGCATCAGCTCGCTGGACGATCGCGAAATCGACCTGTGGCGCGAAAAGGTCGAGGTCGGCAACGCCTACATCAACCGTCCGATTACGGGAGCCATCGTACAACGCCAGCCGTTCGGTGGTTGGAAGCGATCCTGCTTCGGCCCCGGCTCGAAGGCTGGCGGCCCGAACTACTGCCAGCTCTTCGGCACCTGGACGAATGCCGGGCTCCCACAGCAGACGGCCAAACCCGGTCCATCCGCCGCCGCTCTTTTGGAGAGGCTCGTCGCCGCATTGCCGGACCATGCAACAGAACTCACCGCAGCCGCGGGCAGCGATGCCCTATGGAATGCCCGCGAGTTCTCCAAGGAGCACGATCCAAGCGGCCTGCGCTTCGAATCGAACGTCTTCCGCTACCGCAAATTCCAGCGCGCCCTGATCCGTATCGGTAAAAATACTTCCGATCCCGAGCTTGCCCGCCTGTTGCTGGTCGCAGCCGCGATGAATGTGCCTGTTAGTATTTCCACGGAGATTCCCCGCACGTGGCTTGGAGGTCTTGGCTTCGAGATCATCGTGGAATCCGAAGCAGCTTTGGCCGCAAGATTGCCTTCCATTTCCGATCAATTCGGAGTGCTGCGCGCGCCCAATGCTACGGCCAGCTTGAAATCCGCAGCCATCGCCGCCGGCCTCCGCTGGGCGGATGGAAACGTTCTTTACAATGCCCGGTTGGAATGGCCGGCGTGGCTTCGTGAGCAAGCTGTTTCTGAAACGCGCCATCGCTACGGAAACCTCTTGCCGAAGCCGTCGGAATTGTAG
- a CDS encoding DUF5690 family protein — translation MYAFRRPFSAAGYTDVSFGWDWLGSNLTPKTVFVIAQLMGYGVAKFWGMKFCSEIRRKALGRAVLGMIGVAWLALLVFAVVPLPFKILAIFINGIPLGTVWGLIVRQLEGRKVSELLLAALSCSYILASGEVKRLGQWLMREGVGEFWMPFVTGALFVPLLLLSVWMLSLLHPPGAEDVRERSPRDRLDHAGRHSFLMKFLPGLVMLCIAYLFLTAYRDFRDNYQSELFAEMGIHDPAAFSRTERPVAFGVMAALALIYLVKDNRTALRWVYGLMIGGLALLGGSTWLYTAGKLGGEMWMIATGLGAYLAYVPFGSVLFDRTIAATRFQGTAVFAIYVADALGYSGSVVVQLYRDLFASKDSWLYFFKSFSILMALGGIPLTAMAMVYFLRWKPKDTEGEHASGA, via the coding sequence ATGTATGCATTCCGGCGGCCGTTCAGCGCGGCGGGCTATACCGATGTTTCCTTCGGCTGGGATTGGCTGGGGTCGAACCTGACGCCGAAGACCGTTTTCGTGATCGCCCAACTCATGGGCTACGGCGTCGCGAAATTCTGGGGGATGAAGTTCTGCTCGGAAATCCGCCGCAAGGCGCTCGGACGAGCGGTGTTGGGAATGATCGGCGTCGCCTGGCTGGCACTGCTGGTCTTCGCCGTGGTGCCGCTGCCGTTCAAGATCCTGGCCATCTTCATCAATGGCATTCCGTTGGGGACGGTATGGGGCCTGATCGTGCGGCAGTTGGAGGGGCGGAAGGTTTCCGAACTGCTCCTCGCGGCCTTGTCGTGTTCATATATTCTCGCCAGCGGTGAGGTGAAACGCTTGGGCCAATGGCTGATGAGGGAAGGAGTGGGGGAGTTCTGGATGCCTTTTGTGACCGGAGCATTGTTCGTCCCCTTGCTGTTGCTCTCGGTGTGGATGCTTTCGCTGCTGCATCCCCCGGGCGCGGAAGATGTAAGGGAGCGCTCGCCGCGCGACCGCCTCGATCATGCCGGCCGCCATTCCTTTCTGATGAAGTTCCTTCCGGGACTGGTGATGCTGTGCATCGCGTATCTGTTCCTGACCGCCTATCGTGATTTCCGGGACAACTATCAAAGCGAGTTGTTCGCCGAGATGGGAATCCATGATCCGGCCGCCTTTTCAAGGACCGAGCGACCGGTGGCCTTTGGCGTGATGGCCGCTCTGGCGTTGATCTATCTGGTGAAGGACAACCGCACGGCCTTGCGCTGGGTGTATGGCCTGATGATCGGCGGCCTGGCGCTGCTGGGGGGATCCACGTGGCTCTATACGGCGGGAAAACTCGGTGGCGAAATGTGGATGATCGCCACGGGGCTCGGAGCCTATCTGGCGTATGTGCCTTTCGGGAGCGTGCTGTTCGACCGCACCATTGCAGCGACACGTTTCCAAGGCACGGCAGTGTTCGCCATCTACGTGGCCGATGCCTTGGGATACAGTGGTTCCGTGGTCGTCCAGCTCTACCGGGACCTTTTCGCTTCCAAGGACAGCTGGCTGTACTTTTTCAAGAGTTTCAGCATCCTGATGGCACTGGGCGGAATCCCGCTGACGGCCATGGCGATGGTCTATTTCCTTCGTTGGAAACCGAAGGATACGGAAGGGGAGCATGCTTCCGGGGCTTGA
- the ftsY gene encoding signal recognition particle-docking protein FtsY, with the protein MAGFFKSLYNKITNRAEIDWDDLEADLIGADLGVRLAGGIIDELKDLGRQVSAEDVVEVTRRQISSKLPPNAPPFLLRPDGKPFVILVVGVNGTGKTTSTAKLGHWLQKKGHSVVMAAADTFRAAAVEQLQRWGDRLNLPVVKGAPNADPSSVCYNAHQKAITDGARFLLCDTAGRLHTRHNLMEELTKIRRTIAKQDETAPHLTLLVVDATTGSNALQQAKEFHKASPLDGLVVTKLDGSGKGGVAVAIYEQLGIAPRFIGTGEEPDAFSPFEKDKFVAEIL; encoded by the coding sequence ATGGCCGGCTTCTTCAAATCCCTCTACAACAAGATCACCAATCGTGCGGAAATCGATTGGGATGACCTGGAAGCCGATCTGATCGGTGCCGACCTCGGCGTACGGCTGGCGGGAGGGATCATCGATGAATTGAAGGATCTCGGCCGCCAGGTCTCCGCAGAGGACGTGGTGGAGGTCACCCGCCGCCAGATTTCCTCGAAGCTCCCGCCGAATGCTCCGCCTTTCCTGCTGCGTCCGGATGGCAAGCCCTTCGTGATTCTCGTCGTCGGCGTCAATGGCACCGGCAAGACCACCTCCACCGCCAAGCTGGGCCACTGGCTCCAGAAAAAGGGGCACTCGGTGGTGATGGCCGCTGCGGATACCTTCCGCGCCGCCGCGGTCGAGCAACTCCAGCGCTGGGGCGACCGCCTCAACCTGCCGGTGGTGAAGGGCGCGCCCAATGCCGATCCCTCCTCGGTCTGCTACAATGCCCACCAGAAGGCGATCACCGATGGCGCGCGCTTCCTGCTCTGCGACACCGCCGGCCGCCTCCACACCCGCCACAATCTGATGGAGGAACTCACGAAAATCCGCCGTACGATCGCCAAACAGGACGAGACGGCGCCACATCTCACATTGCTGGTGGTGGATGCCACCACCGGCTCCAATGCACTCCAGCAGGCGAAGGAATTCCACAAGGCCAGTCCGCTCGATGGATTGGTGGTCACGAAACTTGATGGTTCCGGAAAAGGCGGAGTTGCCGTGGCGATCTACGAACAACTCGGCATCGCCCCGCGCTTCATCGGCACGGGTGAGGAACCCGATGCCTTCTCACCATTCGAGAAGGACAAGTTCGTGGCGGAGATTCTCTGA
- a CDS encoding helix-turn-helix domain-containing protein — protein sequence MLLQRLRESEIFRVYQEAFRNATGLPLQFSGTDLEDRCVEIGTPGTAELCEALNLCKNSCFACIETNRRLLEEAEVNGPTSCHCFAGLVSSAIPVRFQDCILGYLKTGQVFSQQPTEQDFGGLLEKIGRNGLDTGTIELLRSTFFQTRAVEPVRYSSMIFLLQSFALQLGQQADLLAVQGQSEEPSSVAKAREFIETRLHEPITLSSVARVAGFSESHFCRIFREVTGLTMTDYISRRRIERAKKELLKVDSRVSSVAFDVGFQSISQFNRTFTRITGTSPTKWRAAKAQD from the coding sequence ATGCTCCTGCAACGCCTGAGGGAGTCGGAGATTTTCCGGGTCTATCAGGAGGCTTTCCGGAACGCGACCGGACTGCCGCTGCAATTTTCCGGGACGGATCTGGAGGACCGCTGCGTCGAAATTGGAACACCGGGAACAGCGGAGCTGTGCGAGGCGCTCAACCTCTGCAAAAACTCCTGCTTCGCTTGCATCGAGACGAACCGCAGGTTGCTTGAGGAGGCGGAGGTGAACGGGCCGACCTCCTGCCATTGTTTTGCCGGATTGGTGTCGTCTGCCATTCCGGTCCGCTTTCAGGACTGTATCCTGGGATATCTGAAGACCGGCCAGGTGTTTTCCCAGCAACCCACGGAGCAGGACTTCGGAGGTTTGTTGGAAAAGATCGGTCGCAATGGTCTGGATACCGGAACGATCGAACTGCTGCGTTCGACGTTCTTCCAAACCCGGGCGGTGGAGCCCGTGCGCTACTCCAGCATGATCTTCCTGCTCCAGAGCTTTGCCCTCCAACTCGGCCAACAGGCGGATCTGCTGGCAGTGCAGGGCCAGAGCGAGGAACCGTCATCGGTGGCGAAGGCCCGGGAGTTCATTGAAACGCGCCTGCACGAACCGATCACCCTGAGTTCGGTCGCCCGCGTGGCGGGTTTCAGCGAATCGCATTTCTGCCGGATCTTCCGGGAGGTGACCGGCCTTACGATGACGGACTATATCAGCCGTCGCCGGATCGAGCGGGCCAAGAAGGAGCTGCTCAAGGTGGATTCGCGGGTTTCCTCGGTGGCCTTCGATGTGGGCTTCCAGTCGATCTCGCAGTTCAATCGTACCTTCACCAGAATCACCGGCACTTCCCCGACCAAATGGCGGGCGGCAAAAGCGCAGGATTGA
- a CDS encoding protocatechuate 3,4-dioxygenase, whose protein sequence is MRVSDCPLCHRRNFLKTALAGSAAFFTVPGAFAEALMLTAPQTEGPFYPDRLPLDTDNDLLILNASLTPAVGEVTHLTGVVMDLKGQPVRNALVEIWSADNHGIYLHTKADHPENRDKNFQGYGRFLTGTKGEYYFRTIKPGQYPGRTRHIHVAVSLKGKRVLTTQCYPAGEPGQEKDGVIQSIRDPQALKTVIVPFKPLEGSKTGELAARFDIVLGLTPDDGHP, encoded by the coding sequence ATGCGTGTTTCGGACTGTCCGCTCTGCCATCGCCGGAATTTCCTCAAGACGGCCTTGGCCGGTTCCGCCGCGTTTTTCACTGTGCCGGGCGCTTTCGCCGAGGCACTGATGCTCACCGCACCCCAGACCGAGGGGCCGTTTTATCCGGACCGGCTGCCGCTCGATACCGACAACGACCTGCTCATCCTGAATGCCTCGCTGACGCCCGCCGTGGGAGAAGTCACGCACCTGACCGGCGTGGTCATGGATTTGAAAGGCCAGCCGGTGCGAAATGCTCTTGTCGAGATATGGTCTGCGGACAACCACGGCATCTATCTTCACACCAAGGCCGACCACCCCGAGAACCGTGACAAGAATTTCCAAGGCTACGGACGCTTTCTCACGGGCACGAAGGGTGAGTATTACTTCCGCACCATCAAACCCGGCCAGTATCCAGGCCGCACCCGGCACATTCACGTGGCGGTGTCCCTGAAAGGCAAACGGGTGCTCACCACCCAGTGCTATCCCGCCGGTGAGCCGGGACAGGAGAAAGACGGCGTGATCCAGTCCATCCGGGACCCGCAGGCGCTCAAGACCGTGATCGTGCCGTTCAAGCCGTTGGAGGGTTCCAAGACGGGGGAACTGGCCGCCCGATTTGATATCGTTCTGGGCCTCACCCCCGATGATGGGCACCCATAG
- a CDS encoding alpha/beta hydrolase family protein has protein sequence MRLLAVLFLLTALTGCKPTHTASATTKEAASLLEARGDFTTRLKRRDHANDAVPQPPEDMFRIVRYTSPAGELSAYVTPPKEDNAKHPAIIWLFGGFSNGIGETAWEDAPTENDQSARAFREAGIVMMYPSLRGGNKNPGVREGFYGEVNDVLAARDFLSRQPNVDPERIYLGGHSTGGTLALLVAASSDRFRAVFSFGPVDEVVNYGQEVLPFDITDTKEADFRAPIKWLDSIHNPTFVFEGGDKQGNIGSLRVLAKANRNPVIHIEPVPGTNHFSVLAPVTRVLARKIVEDNGPTSIIKIDAKDLQVAVKP, from the coding sequence ATGAGACTGCTCGCCGTTCTGTTTCTGCTCACCGCCCTGACCGGTTGCAAACCGACCCACACTGCTTCTGCAACGACCAAGGAAGCGGCTTCTCTGCTGGAGGCGCGCGGAGATTTCACCACCCGTCTCAAGCGTCGCGACCACGCGAACGATGCCGTGCCGCAGCCGCCCGAGGACATGTTCAGGATCGTTCGGTATACCTCACCTGCAGGGGAATTGTCCGCCTATGTGACCCCGCCAAAGGAAGACAACGCAAAGCATCCGGCTATCATCTGGTTGTTCGGCGGCTTTTCAAACGGCATCGGGGAGACTGCCTGGGAAGACGCTCCGACGGAAAACGACCAGTCCGCCCGGGCATTCCGCGAGGCAGGCATCGTGATGATGTATCCATCCCTGCGTGGCGGAAACAAGAATCCCGGCGTCCGTGAAGGCTTCTACGGCGAGGTCAACGACGTGCTCGCCGCCCGGGATTTCCTTTCGCGGCAGCCGAACGTCGATCCCGAGCGCATCTACCTTGGTGGTCACAGCACCGGCGGCACGCTCGCGCTGCTGGTAGCGGCTTCCAGCGACCGCTTCCGCGCGGTGTTCTCGTTCGGTCCCGTGGACGAGGTCGTCAATTACGGACAGGAAGTGCTGCCATTCGATATCACGGACACGAAGGAAGCGGACTTCCGTGCGCCGATCAAGTGGCTCGATTCGATCCACAATCCGACCTTCGTGTTCGAAGGTGGTGACAAGCAGGGCAATATCGGCTCGTTGCGTGTTCTGGCGAAAGCGAACCGCAATCCGGTGATTCATATCGAGCCGGTGCCCGGCACCAATCACTTCAGTGTCCTCGCTCCGGTCACCCGCGTGCTGGCAAGGAAGATCGTGGAAGACAACGGTCCCACCTCCATCATCAAGATCGATGCGAAGGATCTGCAGGTGGCGGTGAAACCCTGA